From Opisthocomus hoazin isolate bOpiHoa1 chromosome 10, bOpiHoa1.hap1, whole genome shotgun sequence, a single genomic window includes:
- the C10H15orf39 gene encoding uncharacterized protein C15orf39 homolog encodes MASKRHLESLDPVIFNKLPRLQTEPAAGFCKPSPAPNPSSENHFNYKGSYFACPLRSPDGPEQPLARWSPAAAYLPYGSGASSQPVPAEGPLASCLLYRPESLGTGLHPLGAEKSKDSLMRELLLAREKWSGLLLAPGHPFAVKKPVGVNKAAPLAVPKPVYRATVCFVDPRTALPLGPRAESLQQGPGDADWALPPASHPLHPGEPRSGSGLHRRGPPSDPSLLPLHPGLALPAKEKVGSPVTFSPYYGALEKCRFPPGTPFLEASCQRKVPEVPSLSPDPWPKLQPPAASPAYRERPPVCYPHTHYPLPLHKATLLYPSPAPTVEAQPSTYKGFGFAGSEDPFPGSYLKPQAPRSYFRGPLDAYVARAAGMVASPPAKLAALPMDAEPPQRASYLPSPGFAFSPGDAAVFGASFAGKEPGCERHRAESPRRRAAARHNSAFQPVCAPEEGPGRSGGIAEPFPKGEGGWMKPSRGEQEPPYPRRRRASPAPPETLHGGPPAPILVGKGDACKVKDAAKELIPLSLPASPREGLNDPRDIEVSPSSPPMPVIHNVFSLAPYRDYLERTEGSAQAPFGRERLRGDTPPRNVGGSRDPTALTDVLETPSLLPAGTPASRALTAGSGAVQSRGESYHRRVPEKPKLVPRDPGSEEGGPARVGSGESAPEDVALDLSLKKRLVKAGETRGPTGCSEGTPGREVVEGEKEGAEGQARAGEGAKPQALPSLLEVGSGDKSNFQSSATFMFKKYKLLRSLPPGSMHPQPSPPPPAPSGSTPMPPRTPTASPGASSPPVPPLGPQPSTSALRGACLDPERPPPPKAPRVLGEESVSLPGQCEAPAPQTSARQHFTTLHASLCDVISCSVSRSSPELLREWLKKAEPAEELGEMPKSPPKPKNSSRIPEPQKPTKGKEIWLAFQDVATLLANLLSQLETFMFARKCPFPHVVRAGAIFIPIYVVKENLFPKLAGASVDQVLQEHKVELRPTTLSEERHLRDLELKSCTSRMLKLLALKQLPDIYLDLLNLHWHDSIRQQLSSSSQAGQHPSKQVTPLVCTRSEDVGVVP; translated from the exons ATGGCCTCCAAACGGCATTTGGAGTCTCTGGACCCTGTGATTTTCAACAAGCTACCTCGGCTGCAGACAGAGCCCGCCGCCGGCTTCTGCAAACCCAGCCCTGCACCCAACCCCAGCTCCGAAAACCACTTCAACTACAAGGGCTCCTACTTCGCCTGCCCGCTGCGAAGCCCCGACGGCCCCGAGCAGCCCCTGGCACGCTGGAGCCCGGCAGCCGCCTACCTCCCTTACGGCAGCggtgccagcagccagcccgTGCCGGCAGAGGGGCCGCTGGCGAGCTGCCTGCTGTACCGACCCGAgagcctggggacagggctgcaTCCCCTGGGTGCCGAGAAGAGCAAGGATAGCCTGAtgcgggagctgctgctggcgcgGGAGAAGTGGTCCGGCCTGCTGCTGGCTCCGGGACACCCCTTCGCGGTGAAGAAGCCGGTGGGGGTGAACAAGGCGGCCCCCCTGGCTGTCCCCAAGCCGGTGTACAGAGCCACGGTGTGCTTCGTGGACCCCAGGACTGCCCTGCCGCTGGGACCCCGGGCAGAGAGCCTGCAGCAGGGACCAGGGGATGCAGACTGGGCTCTGCCCCCTGCCAGCCACCCCCTCCACCCTGGCGAGCCCCGCAGCGGCAGCGGGCTGCACAGGAGGGGTCCCCCCTCTGACCCCAGCCTCCTGCCGCTGCACCCCGGCCTGGCGCTGCCCGCCAAGGAGAAGGTGGGCTCCCCTGTCACCTTCTCCCCCTACTACGGCGCCCTTGAGAAATGCAGGTTCCCCCCCGGCACCCCTTTCCTGGAAGCCAGCTGCCAGAGGAAGGTGCCCGAGGTCCCCAGCCTCAGCCCGGACCCCTGGCCCAAGCTccagccgcccgccgccagcCCAGCGTACCGGGAGAGACCACCGGTGTGCTACCCGCACACCCACTACCCGCTGCCCCTCCACAAAGCCACCCTCCTCTACCCCTCCCCGGCTCCCACCGTTGAGGCACAGCCCAGCACCTACAAAGGCTTCGGCTTCGCGGGAAGCGAGGACCCCTTCCCCGGCTCTTACCTTAAGCCCCAAGCCCCACGGAGCTACTTTCGCGGCCCCTTGGACGCCTACGTGGCAAGGGCGGCAGGCATGGTGGCATCACCGCCAGCCAAGCTGGCAGCACTGCCGATGGACGCCGAGCCGCCGCAGCGAGCCAGCTACTTGCCGAGCCCCGGCTTTGCCTTCAGCCCCGGTGACGCGGCCGTGTTCGGGGCTTCCTTCGCCGGCAAGGAGCCCGGCTGCGAGCGGCACCGGGCGGAAAGCCCTCGGCGGCGAGCGGCGGCGAGGCACAACAGCGCTTTCCAGCCCGTCTGCGCCCCGGAGGAGGGGCCCGGGCGCTCCGGTGGGATCGCCGAGCCGTTTCCCAAAGGAGAAGGGGGCTGGATGAAGCCCAGTCGGGGGGAGCAGGAGCCCCCCTaccccaggaggaggagggccagcccggcccccccagAGACCCTCCATGGGGGACCCCCAGCTCCCATCCTCGTGGGGAAGGGAGATGCCTGCAAGGTGAAGGATGCAGCCAAGGAGCTCATCCCCCTTTCACTGCCCGCCTCCCCCCGAGAGGGGCTGAATGACCCGAGGGACATCGAggtttctccttcctccccacccatGCCGGTGATCCACAACGTCTTCAGCCTGGCACCTTACCGAGACTACCTGGAGCGGACCGAGGGCTCAGCCCAGGCCCCCTTCGGCAGGGAGCGTCTGCGGGGGGACACCCCACCCCGAAACGTGGGGGGAAGCCGGGACCCCACTGCCCTAACAGACGTCTTGGAGACCCCCAGCCTGCTGCCCGCGGGGACACCGGCCAGCCGGGCACTGacggcgggcagcggcgcggtCCAGAGTCGAGGGGAAAGCTATCACAGGAGGGTCCCCGAAAAGCCAAAGCTTGTTCCCCGAGACCCGGGGTCGGAGGAGGGTGGCCCTGCCAGGGTGGGAAGCGGGGAGTCCGCCCCCGAGGACGTCGCGCTGGAcctcagcttgaagaagagactGGTGAAAGCCGGGGAGACGCGGGGACCCACTGGCTGCTCAGAGGGGACGCCgggcagggaggttgtggagggGGAGAAAGAGGGTGCAGAGGGGCAAGCGAGGGCGGGAGAAGGGGCCAAGCCCCAGGCGCTGCCCTCGCTGCTCGAGGTGGGCTCTGGGGACAAGAGCAACTTTCAGAGCTCGGCCACCTTCATGTTCAAAAAATACAAGCTCCTGCGCTCCCTCCCGCCCGGCAGcatgcacccccagcccagcccaccgccgccagccccctCCGGCAGCACCCCAATGCCGCCGCGGAcccccacagcctccccgggggccagcagccccccagtcCCACCGCTcggcccccagcccagcacctctgctctgcgGGGGGCTTGCCTGGACCCggagcggcccccgccgcccaaAGCCCCCCGCGTGCTGGGAGAGGAGAGCGTCTCGCTGCCCGGGCAGTGCGAGGCCCCTGCCCCGCAGACCTCCGCCAGGCAGCATTTCACCACCCTGCACGCCTCGCTCTGCGACGTCATTTCGTGCTCGGTGTCCAGGTCCTCTCCGGAGCTCCTGCGGGAGTGGTTGAAGAAGGCAGAGCCAGCGGAGGAGCTCGGAGAGATGCCCAAatccccccccaaacccaaaaaCAGCTCCAGGATCCCCGAACCTCAGAAGCCCACCAAAGGCAAGGAGATCTGGCTGGCTTTCCAGGACGTGGCCACTCTCCTCGCCAACCTGCTGTCTCAGCTGGAGACCTTCATGTTTGCGCGCAAGTGTCCTTTCCCCCACGTGGTCCGGGCAGGGGCCATCTTCATCCCCATCTATGTGGTGAAGGAGAACCTCTTCCCCAAGCTCGCTGGGGCCTCAGTCGACCAAGTGCTGCAGGAGCACAAGGTGGAGCTGCGTCCCACCACGCTCTCAGAGGAGAGGCACTTGAGGGACCTGGAGCTGAAGAGCTGCACCTCACGTATGCTGAAGCTCCTGGCCCTCAAGCAGCTCCCTGACATCTACCTGGACCTGCTGAACCTCCACTGGCATGACTCCATCCGGCAGCAGCTCA GTTCGAGCTCGCAGGCTGGCCAGCACCCCTCCAAGCAGGTGACTCCGCTGGTTTGTACGCGTTCCGAGGATGTCGGTGTAGTGCCGTGA